TCGTATGCTTTTAGAATGTTATTTGCTGCTTCTTGAGTTGTTCCGAATTTCGTTGCTAAATCTTTATCCCAGAATTTAACTTCTTCGTTACGATCTCTTTGGCTATCCCAAGCATATCTCGCCCAAGCTTTGTACCAAATCCAGTCACGATCCATTTCTAATAAACGTTCTCCTGATTTCGTTTTATCTGCTGAATATGGCCAATCCCAATACGAAGCCTGTGGATATAAATGCAGTGCATTTGCTCCGTGAACACTGTGCATCGCTTTTACCGTTTTCTGAATAAAATCTGGCGAACCATATCTGAAAGGTTCTAAGTTTGCCAAAATATGAACGTTCTCAATATGAATTGATTTAAGAGCGCTCAACTGTTTGTGCGTTTCTCCCCATGGTCCGCCCGGAGTATAAGTTGTTAAAGATTCACCAGTATATTTACTTTCTGTGTAAAGGTTTTTGTATAACGGAAGTGATTTTTCCATTACCAAAGGCCCGTCTGTATCGTGAGAACGAAGGATAATTGGCGGTTCTTCTGTTTTTCCTAATGCCTGTAAACCGTCACGAACACCCGGAATAATGGTTTTGGTAAACCATTCTACGTCATCATCAACGGTATTGATTGCTTCTCCCAAACAAACCATTAAACCAACGTTTGGGTATTTTTCTATGAAAGCGGCGATAGATTTTCTGGTGTAATCAGATAATAAAGGCGTTATTGGTCTTGAACGATCCTGAGTTTTAATGTTGTAATGCTCTGCAAAAGGTTTAGAAACAAGAATATTATAGAACATCTGAATTACCCAAATTCCTCTTTTATTGGCTTCAACCGTTAAGAATTTATAGATTTCTTCATTTTTTTTAAAATCTTCATCGCTTACTTCTACAGCAAAAGGATATTCTTTTAGTTTCACTAAAGAAGCAAAAGGATGTCCATTCCATAAATACAATGAGTTCATGCGGTTTTCTACCAGCATATCTAAATATTTCACCCACAAAGCTTTATCATAAAACCAAGGAAAAGTTTCTGGTGTATACGGATATTCGTAAACATCACGCCCAGGAAGATAAACTGGTTTCTGCATTCCGATACAAGCGCCTCTCAAAACCATTTCCGGACTGTCATCAATACTAATTTCTGAAGGAAGTTTTCCTGAAGCTTTAATTTTATCTGTTAATTCTAATGCTCCATACAAAGCTCCTGAAGCATCTGTTCCTTCAATATAAATTACATTATTTTGAGTACGAATCTGAAAACCTTCTTTCTTAGTTAATTTGCTGTCGTCAATTTTAGCGCTTTTAGCAGTCTGTTTCCAGAAATCGGTTCCTTTTTCTCCTATTACAATTACTTTATCTTTTGATTTTTTGAATTTATCAGAAGAAGTTACGCTGAAACCTTTTGCTGTAAGCGTTTCTGATAATTTCTCTGCTCCAAATTTTACTCTCGGCGAATTGGCATCACTTACAACTGTGATGTTCTGCGCTGTCGCGAAAGAAATGAAAAAACATAAAAAAAGTAATTGTAAATATTTCATGGTAATATGATTTATTCTTGAAAATGAATTAATCTGCTTGATCTGCTAAATCTGCGAGAG
The sequence above is a segment of the Flavobacterium sp. genome. Coding sequences within it:
- a CDS encoding glycoside hydrolase family 20 zincin-like fold domain-containing protein → MKYLQLLFLCFFISFATAQNITVVSDANSPRVKFGAEKLSETLTAKGFSVTSSDKFKKSKDKVIVIGEKGTDFWKQTAKSAKIDDSKLTKKEGFQIRTQNNVIYIEGTDASGALYGALELTDKIKASGKLPSEISIDDSPEMVLRGACIGMQKPVYLPGRDVYEYPYTPETFPWFYDKALWVKYLDMLVENRMNSLYLWNGHPFASLVKLKEYPFAVEVSDEDFKKNEEIYKFLTVEANKRGIWVIQMFYNILVSKPFAEHYNIKTQDRSRPITPLLSDYTRKSIAAFIEKYPNVGLMVCLGEAINTVDDDVEWFTKTIIPGVRDGLQALGKTEEPPIILRSHDTDGPLVMEKSLPLYKNLYTESKYTGESLTTYTPGGPWGETHKQLSALKSIHIENVHILANLEPFRYGSPDFIQKTVKAMHSVHGANALHLYPQASYWDWPYSADKTKSGERLLEMDRDWIWYKAWARYAWDSQRDRNEEVKFWDKDLATKFGTTQEAANNILKAYEETGEIAPKTLRRFGITEGNRQTLLLGMFESQLVNPSKWRVYPGFHESCGPAGELLLEYAKKEWNKEPHSGELPTQIIAEITEHGRLAVEAIDKAEASVTKDKEEFARLKNDMHAYKAFADFFSEKVKAALLVLRYSYSNDISDLDKAMPHLEKSIEHYELLVNLTKDTYYYANSMQTAQRRIPIGGDDGNNKTWAELLPHYERELANFKRNLEKLKASKDGKIETKEGKPWKTAEVTFIDEKPGTYLVKTGTKVYGTDISELTKIAPELQNLKGFSFVENDQNEKGTHSKFRNTKAVKLVVGYFNSDQKRFLLPPSLETDAAGNAHGQAEVILASAINLKELPRVNIHTYTFQPGENKLDLGKGKVLILGFIDADQTITPRDVGYIDAGEKAAIDWLFY